One stretch of Bacillus spongiae DNA includes these proteins:
- a CDS encoding disulfide oxidoreductase, with translation MSKSQLFMYAAWLVSMIATLGSLYFSEIKGFIPCELCWYQRILMYPLTLILGIGTFQHDLNVRKIVFPMAIIGWCISLFHYLEQKVPGFAEIKPCANGVPCSAEYINWFGFITIPFLALTGFTFILIFTLLARKEK, from the coding sequence ATCAGTAAAAGTCAATTGTTTATGTATGCAGCTTGGCTCGTTTCGATGATTGCTACATTAGGTAGTTTATACTTCAGCGAAATTAAAGGGTTTATTCCTTGTGAACTTTGTTGGTATCAGCGAATATTAATGTACCCTTTAACCCTAATTCTTGGAATTGGAACTTTTCAGCATGACTTAAATGTAAGAAAAATAGTCTTTCCAATGGCTATAATAGGCTGGTGTATTTCTCTGTTTCACTATTTGGAACAAAAAGTACCAGGCTTTGCGGAGATTAAACCATGTGCAAACGGTGTTCCATGTAGTGCAGAATACATTAACTGGTTCGGTTTTATTACCATTCCATTCTTAGCTTTAACAGGCTTTACTTTTATTCTTATTTTTACGTTATTAGCTCGAAAAGAAAAGTAA
- a CDS encoding DsbA family protein, whose amino-acid sequence MNKLKKSPIKYFVLITLFFAILLATIVVLKEKSEDKGEVLDSHPSTENQPTLGEKDAPVSVVEFGDYKCPACKSWGETIYPALKEEFIDTGKANFSYVNVLFHGAESQLSSLAAESVYNHDPDSYWAFHKGIYDEQPEQESAWVTVDKMLEIAEKTTNMDIETLKQDLEKQTFIDEVEKDASLVSQYSVNSTPTIIINGTKLENPFDYDQIKSLIEEGQE is encoded by the coding sequence GTGAACAAATTGAAAAAATCTCCAATAAAATATTTTGTATTAATTACTTTGTTTTTCGCTATATTGTTAGCAACGATTGTTGTACTGAAAGAGAAGAGCGAAGATAAAGGGGAAGTACTTGATTCTCATCCCTCTACAGAAAATCAACCGACACTCGGTGAAAAGGATGCCCCTGTTTCTGTCGTTGAGTTCGGGGATTATAAATGTCCTGCTTGTAAATCATGGGGTGAAACGATTTATCCTGCATTAAAAGAGGAATTTATTGATACAGGTAAGGCGAACTTTTCTTATGTAAATGTATTATTTCATGGTGCCGAATCGCAATTAAGTTCTTTAGCAGCAGAGTCGGTCTATAATCATGACCCAGATTCTTATTGGGCATTTCATAAAGGGATTTATGATGAACAACCAGAGCAAGAGAGTGCTTGGGTCACAGTCGATAAGATGCTTGAAATTGCAGAGAAGACAACGAATATGGATATAGAAACATTGAAGCAAGATTTAGAGAAACAGACATTTATTGATGAGGTAGAAAAGGATGCGTCTTTAGTATCGCAATATTCGGTTAATTCAACTCCAACGATTATTATTAATGGCACAAAGCTAGAAAATCCTTTTGATTATGATCAAATTAAGTCATTAATTGAGGAAGGGCAAGAATAG
- a CDS encoding murein hydrolase activator EnvC family protein: MKNKPLIALSLAGVLTVGSFPSNSFAQSMNSLKQEQNKLEEEQNEVEGSIDQKQAEIDKNLAKQKDMQAEIVKIDAEIDKNLGEIQKKAAEIEETNIEIDKLKEEIKEIEKKIAERNELLEERARTVQQQGGSASYLDVVLGAKSFSDFISRITAVNTIMDADKNILADQKRDQELLEKKKKEVEEKLESLEAAKNKLEDLKASLDSQKAEKDRLLAQLETEHSSLEEEKEELEEHAHALYEMSKAVETEIIAAEREAQRIAREQAEATAASNTSGSSSSGGSSSAAAPAVSSGSWTKPASGIITTNFGLDVLNGKTRYHYGMDIAKSGSGVPIVAAADGVVSQAKWSNSYGNVVFISHNINGQTYTTVYAHMSSYAVSNLQTVKKGQKIGVMGNTGYSFGQHLHFEVHAGGWNGSKSNAINPRSVINF, translated from the coding sequence GTGAAAAATAAACCACTTATCGCATTATCACTTGCGGGGGTCTTAACAGTAGGTAGTTTCCCTAGCAATAGCTTTGCACAGTCCATGAATAGTTTAAAGCAGGAGCAGAACAAGCTTGAAGAGGAACAAAACGAAGTAGAGGGAAGTATTGATCAGAAACAGGCGGAAATAGATAAAAACCTTGCTAAGCAGAAGGATATGCAGGCAGAAATAGTAAAAATTGACGCAGAAATAGATAAAAATTTAGGGGAAATTCAAAAAAAAGCGGCAGAAATTGAAGAAACGAATATAGAAATTGATAAATTAAAAGAAGAAATAAAAGAAATTGAGAAAAAAATAGCAGAACGTAATGAGCTATTAGAAGAAAGAGCAAGAACGGTGCAACAACAAGGTGGAAGTGCTAGTTACTTAGATGTGGTCCTTGGTGCGAAAAGCTTCTCTGATTTTATTTCACGTATTACAGCCGTCAATACTATAATGGATGCCGATAAAAATATATTAGCAGATCAGAAGAGAGACCAAGAATTACTAGAAAAAAAGAAAAAAGAAGTAGAAGAAAAGTTAGAGAGTTTAGAAGCGGCAAAGAACAAGCTTGAAGACCTTAAGGCAAGTTTAGATAGTCAAAAGGCAGAAAAAGATCGCTTATTAGCGCAATTAGAGACGGAACACTCAAGCCTTGAAGAGGAAAAAGAAGAGCTAGAAGAGCACGCACATGCACTTTATGAGATGAGCAAAGCGGTCGAAACAGAAATTATAGCTGCAGAACGTGAAGCACAGCGTATTGCGAGGGAGCAGGCTGAGGCGACAGCGGCATCCAATACAAGTGGATCATCATCGTCAGGAGGTTCATCTTCGGCTGCCGCACCAGCAGTGAGCTCAGGTAGTTGGACGAAACCAGCAAGTGGGATTATTACGACGAATTTTGGTTTAGATGTTCTTAATGGTAAAACTCGTTATCACTACGGGATGGATATCGCCAAATCTGGTAGTGGCGTTCCGATTGTTGCCGCAGCAGATGGTGTAGTTTCACAAGCCAAATGGAGCAACTCATACGGAAATGTCGTCTTTATCAGTCATAATATAAATGGTCAAACGTATACGACGGTTTATGCTCATATGTCCTCTTATGCAGTGTCAAATCTTCAAACGGTTAAAAAAGGCCAAAAAATCGGTGTGATGGGGAATACAGGTTATTCTTTCGGTCAGCATTTGCACTTTGAAGTTCATGCAGGTGGTTGGAACGGAAGTAAATCCAATGCTATAAATCCGAGAAGTGTTATTAACTTCTAA